A genomic window from Candidatus Kouleothrix ribensis includes:
- a CDS encoding type II toxin-antitoxin system VapC family toxin — translation MQIIVNDTCCLIDLRKVGLLMKVLDLPYRVAIVYPLRASELLDIPEREWAILEAGGLEVIDVEGKLVHEAQLAMQLRRGTSFNDCLSLVQTRAFSPEGVLLTNDRKLRELAQLSRIEAHGTLWLIDELLKHTILSERECAAVLEAWRSDPLVFLPQAEVEQRLCRCEDAMKMY, via the coding sequence ATGCAGATCATCGTCAATGACACCTGCTGCCTAATCGACCTACGGAAGGTCGGGCTTTTGATGAAGGTGCTCGACCTTCCATACCGGGTAGCGATTGTTTATCCACTCCGAGCCTCGGAACTCCTGGATATACCCGAACGGGAATGGGCAATCCTGGAAGCTGGTGGGCTTGAAGTCATTGATGTGGAAGGGAAGCTTGTCCACGAGGCGCAGCTTGCCATGCAGCTGCGCCGAGGGACAAGCTTCAATGATTGTTTGAGCCTTGTGCAAACACGCGCCTTTAGCCCTGAAGGTGTCCTCCTGACGAATGATAGGAAATTGCGGGAGCTTGCCCAACTGAGCCGTATTGAAGCGCATGGCACTCTTTGGCTTATCGACGAACTTCTAAAGCACACAATCCTTTCGGAACGTGAGTGCGCGGCCGTGCTGGAGGCTTGGAGATCCGATCCACTTGTTTTTCTTCCCCAGGCGGAAGTAGAGCAGCGCCTGTGCCGTTGCGAAGATGCTATGAAGATGTATTAG
- a CDS encoding BlaI/MecI/CopY family transcriptional regulator — protein sequence MRSIRTQTAVVRSTINAPLPILRYDPRKEDFERWFGPTEAKIMEILWGNQPMVRMTVRSIQRCLDREYSHAVAYTTVMSTMTRLWEKGVLGRIWQDGAYAYAPRESAQEFEDRQIAAIRESLS from the coding sequence ATGCGATCAATACGCACCCAAACAGCAGTGGTTCGCTCCACAATCAACGCCCCGCTCCCTATCCTGCGGTATGACCCCCGCAAGGAAGACTTCGAGCGCTGGTTCGGCCCGACCGAGGCGAAGATTATGGAAATCCTGTGGGGCAATCAGCCAATGGTTCGGATGACCGTTCGCTCGATCCAGAGATGCCTCGATCGAGAGTATTCCCATGCGGTCGCCTACACCACAGTTATGAGCACCATGACAAGGCTGTGGGAGAAGGGTGTCCTTGGCCGGATCTGGCAGGATGGGGCGTATGCATACGCGCCGCGCGAGAGTGCGCAAGAGTTCGAGGATCGGCAGATCGCTGCAATTCGTGAGAGTCTCAGTTGA
- a CDS encoding DNA cytosine methyltransferase: protein MLIQTRPPFIDNAFNDYFCGLSGSGEGLEMAGFDLHSGVNHWDYALRMFEKNHPKSKPVLTDISKARPSFFSRTRFKWASCECDTHSNARGVKEVKQQLELFATREEDPAVWRSRVTAWDAVYLALEHDPDCFVIENVVQFAKWEEYDDWITAWDKMGYTVAELSLNSQFFGVPQSRDRLYIVAYKRNSYPMVLTWTYPAWCPKCETVVEGIQYWKDPKKSKRKGVYGSKHGQYVICCPNHVKPVEVFPATVSAASIINFNHPAEPIYGRRRPLKPKTIARVRKGIRRFGRITQVVDLARSHGTNVRSRPLDGPLFTLTQAQTMALVEPLVIGNYSPGWARTAAQPLGTVTSTDHHALVVRLTHADETDGKAGGDKAYPAGSRALPTLTSRADLGLATAPTSSLVNMKGNSDAVDLNRPAPTLTQVGHLGVVQPQDESFLVKLYGTSSAADIQQPLPTVTASGEHIGVVSHAFLAPYNGEPNARSIFQPAPTITQVERLAMITHPTRMVDLTDDQVEEILEQSTFRMLEPDDELLPAMDLARYKLDGSRRDKTAATGNAVVAEMARQIGLAIRAAYYGPDAAREAAARYPERRSQWIQD, encoded by the coding sequence ATGTTGATACAAACACGTCCCCCGTTCATTGACAACGCGTTCAATGACTACTTCTGTGGTCTTTCTGGTAGCGGTGAGGGCTTGGAGATGGCTGGCTTCGATCTCCATTCTGGCGTGAACCATTGGGACTATGCGCTACGAATGTTCGAGAAGAATCACCCGAAATCAAAGCCAGTGCTGACCGATATCTCCAAGGCGCGCCCCTCGTTCTTCAGTCGCACGCGCTTCAAGTGGGCTTCCTGCGAATGCGATACCCACTCAAACGCCCGAGGGGTTAAGGAAGTCAAACAACAGCTCGAATTGTTTGCAACCCGCGAAGAAGACCCAGCGGTTTGGCGCAGCCGTGTAACAGCCTGGGACGCAGTATACCTAGCGTTGGAGCACGATCCAGATTGCTTTGTCATCGAAAACGTGGTGCAGTTCGCTAAGTGGGAGGAATACGACGACTGGATCACCGCTTGGGACAAGATGGGATATACCGTTGCGGAGCTATCGCTCAACTCGCAGTTCTTTGGTGTTCCCCAATCTCGGGATCGCCTCTACATCGTGGCTTACAAGCGAAACTCCTACCCAATGGTGCTGACTTGGACATATCCAGCCTGGTGCCCGAAATGTGAAACTGTAGTTGAAGGGATTCAATACTGGAAAGACCCAAAGAAAAGCAAGCGCAAGGGCGTTTATGGTTCAAAGCACGGCCAGTATGTTATCTGCTGCCCGAACCACGTCAAACCCGTTGAGGTGTTTCCGGCCACCGTGTCGGCCGCGAGCATAATCAACTTCAACCATCCAGCCGAACCGATCTATGGTCGTAGACGACCACTCAAGCCCAAGACGATCGCTCGCGTGCGCAAGGGTATTCGGCGGTTTGGACGCATTACCCAAGTAGTAGACTTAGCTCGCAGTCACGGCACGAATGTAAGGAGTCGACCGCTCGACGGGCCATTGTTCACGCTCACGCAGGCGCAAACAATGGCACTCGTTGAGCCGCTGGTAATCGGCAATTACTCACCGGGCTGGGCGCGCACAGCTGCCCAGCCCCTCGGCACCGTAACCTCAACGGATCACCACGCGCTCGTGGTGCGGCTAACTCATGCTGATGAGACAGACGGCAAGGCAGGCGGTGATAAGGCCTATCCAGCTGGAAGTCGCGCGCTGCCGACGCTCACGAGCCGCGCTGACCTTGGGCTTGCCACAGCCCCAACATCATCCCTTGTCAATATGAAGGGGAACAGCGATGCGGTAGATCTGAATCGGCCAGCACCGACGCTTACGCAGGTCGGACACTTAGGTGTCGTACAACCGCAGGATGAAAGCTTTCTTGTAAAGCTCTACGGCACGAGCAGTGCCGCTGATATTCAGCAGCCTCTGCCAACCGTTACCGCTTCGGGCGAACATATCGGCGTTGTCTCGCATGCTTTCCTCGCTCCCTACAACGGCGAGCCAAACGCGCGGAGCATCTTTCAGCCCGCGCCGACGATAACCCAGGTTGAGCGACTGGCGATGATTACCCACCCAACTCGGATGGTCGATCTCACCGACGACCAGGTCGAAGAGATATTGGAGCAGTCTACTTTTCGGATGCTCGAACCAGATGACGAGTTGCTTCCGGCGATGGATCTGGCTCGCTATAAACTGGACGGCAGCCGACGCGACAAGACAGCAGCCACCGGCAACGCTGTAGTCGCGGAGATGGCCCGCCAAATAGGCCTGGCAATACGTGCCGCCTATTATGGCCCAGATGCAGCACGGGAGGCCGCCGCGCGCTACCCGGAGCGCCGAAGTCAATGGATACAAGACTAA
- a CDS encoding ATP-binding protein, with translation MRVLPSTCPFGHCDGSGYYLLPVRVGHPAFGKLQPCDCKQRGEADKAQARMGRILATLDQEMGPELAAATLDTYDLGRAAHADAYTTMAAALALCRSYIERPYGWIYLYGPTGVGKSHLLAATAREVASRNQLSAIYVSEPDLLRWLREGYARHQEQGEGEFIDADARMAALQRVDVLMLDDIGTAHRGKAQGVAASWADAQLIDLLYQRHLHARSTLITANLHLDDLEFRVRSRILGRTNRDYAGRDQCLMVLNADQRRGQE, from the coding sequence GTGCGCGTGCTGCCCAGCACCTGCCCGTTTGGCCACTGCGATGGCAGCGGCTACTACCTGCTGCCGGTGCGTGTTGGCCACCCGGCGTTCGGCAAGCTCCAGCCGTGCGACTGCAAGCAGCGCGGCGAGGCCGACAAGGCGCAGGCCCGGATGGGCCGCATCCTGGCAACGCTCGACCAGGAGATGGGGCCGGAGCTGGCGGCCGCCACGCTCGACACCTACGACCTGGGCCGGGCCGCGCACGCCGATGCGTACACGACGATGGCGGCCGCGCTCGCGCTGTGCCGCTCCTACATCGAGCGGCCCTATGGCTGGATCTACCTGTACGGCCCAACCGGCGTCGGCAAGAGCCACCTGCTGGCCGCCACTGCGCGGGAGGTGGCCAGCCGCAATCAGCTGAGCGCCATCTACGTGAGCGAGCCGGATCTCCTGCGCTGGCTGCGCGAAGGGTATGCCCGCCACCAGGAGCAGGGCGAGGGGGAGTTCATCGACGCCGACGCGCGCATGGCCGCGCTCCAGCGAGTCGACGTGCTGATGCTCGATGACATCGGCACCGCGCACCGGGGCAAGGCCCAGGGGGTCGCCGCCAGCTGGGCCGATGCGCAGCTGATTGACCTGCTCTACCAGCGCCACCTGCACGCGCGCTCCACGCTCATCACGGCCAACTTGCACCTCGACGACCTGGAGTTCCGCGTGCGCAGCCGCATCCTCGGACGCACCAATCGCGACTATGCCGGCCGCGACCAGTGCCTGATGGTGCTGAATGCCGACCAGCGGCGAGGGCAGGAATGA
- a CDS encoding replication-relaxation family protein gives MTIDEQLPPAKRRQPRGVGRTIRLQERDLDVFRSLSEGRYLTVPAIEWLHWPTWRDRYKVYLEQRKIDPTITFFPAPDIYSRLVSLRAGAAPLVYRLIRTAERASVIYARLSDAYVLAEDGAGLLCARRGYELDELWYEDPRKRSIKNFEHSVAIGTFYAALRCALEFAGQQLVDWRGDHLLASRDHAGTGPSYDRVAATWVGKDGRLKEADLPILPDGTWTMGGQRYFVEIDQGTTNLDSWAEKVRAYEAYRGSPKLQARYGTDGFTVLIVTPTEPRLQRIATEIIKVTREVSPAYLFTTEDRIHPTRIRPSWKELTSVAWTRRQVVDRLIDLPDQLRFTAHPLWQNP, from the coding sequence ATGACCATCGACGAACAACTACCGCCAGCCAAGCGCCGACAGCCACGTGGTGTCGGCCGGACCATCCGCCTCCAGGAGCGTGATCTCGATGTGTTTCGTTCGCTCTCAGAGGGGCGCTATCTGACCGTGCCGGCGATTGAGTGGCTGCACTGGCCGACCTGGCGCGATCGCTATAAGGTCTACCTCGAACAGCGCAAGATCGACCCGACCATCACCTTTTTCCCGGCTCCGGATATCTACAGCCGGCTGGTGTCGTTGCGCGCGGGCGCGGCTCCGTTGGTTTACCGACTCATTCGCACGGCTGAGCGCGCCAGCGTGATCTATGCCCGGCTCTCCGACGCCTACGTGCTGGCCGAGGACGGCGCCGGACTGCTCTGCGCGCGCCGTGGGTATGAATTGGACGAGCTGTGGTACGAAGACCCGCGCAAGCGCTCGATTAAGAACTTTGAGCACAGCGTCGCGATCGGCACCTTCTATGCGGCCCTGCGCTGCGCCCTGGAGTTTGCCGGGCAGCAGCTCGTCGACTGGCGTGGCGATCACCTGCTGGCCAGTCGCGATCACGCGGGAACCGGGCCAAGCTATGACCGGGTAGCGGCCACGTGGGTGGGGAAAGATGGCCGGCTGAAAGAAGCCGATCTGCCCATTCTTCCCGATGGGACATGGACGATGGGTGGGCAGCGCTACTTTGTGGAAATCGACCAGGGAACCACCAACCTGGACTCGTGGGCCGAGAAGGTTCGCGCCTACGAGGCCTATCGCGGCAGTCCGAAGCTCCAGGCCCGCTACGGCACTGATGGATTTACCGTATTGATCGTCACGCCGACCGAGCCACGGCTGCAGCGCATCGCCACCGAGATTATCAAAGTGACCCGCGAGGTCAGCCCAGCCTACCTGTTCACGACCGAGGATCGCATCCACCCGACCCGGATACGGCCCAGCTGGAAGGAACTTACATCGGTCGCATGGACACGCCGCCAGGTGGTTGACCGCCTCATCGACCTCCCGGATCAGCTCCGCTTTACGGCGCATCCGCTCTGGCAAAATCCCTAA
- a CDS encoding ImmA/IrrE family metallo-endopeptidase, which produces MIVGKNNTTIERRRFTLAHELAHKVIPEIGKEVETEKEKERLMHRFSGAFLMPGEHLKAEIGSTRHAFAYRELIQLKHHYGVSASSFLMRLLALGMVSSDAITTAFRTYARTWKTSEPEPLALSASPRSETPMRFQQLVYRAIAEQMISLPRAAELLNQPMQEVENQVRGPAARHADHRQ; this is translated from the coding sequence ATTATCGTTGGAAAAAACAATACTACTATCGAACGTCGTCGGTTCACTCTGGCACACGAACTCGCTCACAAGGTAATTCCAGAGATAGGCAAAGAGGTCGAGACAGAGAAAGAGAAAGAAAGGCTGATGCACCGCTTTAGTGGTGCGTTCCTCATGCCTGGGGAACATCTGAAAGCCGAAATTGGAAGCACGCGCCATGCATTTGCATACCGCGAACTAATCCAACTCAAACACCACTACGGTGTATCGGCATCGTCTTTTCTTATGAGACTTCTGGCTCTTGGGATGGTGTCGTCAGATGCAATCACAACTGCGTTTCGTACCTACGCAAGAACCTGGAAGACTAGCGAGCCGGAGCCGCTCGCGCTATCGGCTAGTCCGCGTTCCGAAACACCGATGCGCTTTCAGCAACTCGTGTATCGGGCGATCGCAGAGCAGATGATTTCGCTTCCACGAGCTGCCGAGTTACTTAACCAGCCCATGCAGGAAGTCGAGAATCAGGTGAGGGGACCGGCGGCACGCCATGCAGATCATCGTCAATGA
- a CDS encoding single-stranded DNA-binding protein, giving the protein MATNNTVNRIELIGFMGAMPEMRYTANGAPVTNFSLATNRIWQDQSGETCKATDWHRVTAWGRLAEVVNQYMATGKRVRVIGRLEYQSWTDKETGALRSRAVIVASQVLFLDYDRAQSGLVEEPEAEERVIEAAAQPQAEAPKRRRRAQAA; this is encoded by the coding sequence ATGGCAACCAACAACACCGTCAATCGCATCGAGCTGATCGGATTTATGGGCGCAATGCCGGAAATGCGCTACACCGCGAACGGCGCGCCGGTCACCAACTTCAGCCTCGCGACCAACCGCATCTGGCAGGATCAGAGCGGCGAAACCTGTAAAGCGACCGACTGGCACCGCGTCACCGCTTGGGGACGCCTGGCCGAAGTCGTCAACCAGTACATGGCGACGGGCAAGCGCGTGCGCGTCATCGGGCGACTGGAATATCAGAGCTGGACCGACAAAGAGACCGGCGCGCTGCGCAGCCGGGCGGTGATCGTCGCCAGTCAGGTGCTGTTTCTTGACTACGACCGCGCCCAGAGCGGCCTGGTCGAGGAGCCGGAAGCCGAGGAGCGTGTAATCGAGGCGGCTGCGCAGCCGCAGGCCGAGGCGCCGAAGCGGCGCCGGCGCGCGCAGGCGGCCTGA
- a CDS encoding HNH endonuclease — translation MLSIRYWLATHPRNPYWRWLRRRAVARQRGRCAVCGGRLGRRFQAHHLTYARLGHERLNDIQAVHPRCHPIADARRRSQQS, via the coding sequence ATGTTGAGCATTCGCTACTGGCTCGCCACCCACCCGCGCAACCCTTACTGGCGGTGGTTGCGCCGGCGCGCGGTGGCCCGGCAGCGCGGGCGCTGCGCCGTCTGCGGCGGGCGCTTGGGCCGCCGCTTCCAGGCGCACCACCTAACCTATGCGCGCCTCGGACATGAGCGACTGAACGACATTCAGGCCGTCCATCCGCGCTGCCACCCGATCGCCGATGCGCGCCGGCGCAGCCAGCAATCCTAA
- a CDS encoding helix-turn-helix transcriptional regulator — protein MMNMSAVAVATYLRTLRSAAGLSQEEAAAKAGISAKTLGRWERGAGDHEPTVTNLKKLVHVLGGSVRDALLLLITEDATEDDGDGVAQTWLDLPAGERAQVDSIIENTMSEELLEIIQELRSDYQDDRTLVEFLRGALLGVAPAPAPTPASSVEERLRSLEALRTKRVITDAEYAARRQQLIESI, from the coding sequence ATGATGAACATGAGTGCAGTTGCTGTTGCTACATATTTGCGCACGCTGCGATCCGCCGCTGGCCTGAGTCAGGAGGAGGCTGCGGCTAAGGCTGGTATTTCCGCAAAAACGCTCGGTCGATGGGAGAGGGGTGCCGGCGATCACGAGCCGACTGTGACCAACCTCAAAAAGCTGGTACACGTATTAGGTGGTTCGGTTCGTGATGCATTGCTGCTGCTGATCACCGAGGATGCTACTGAGGACGATGGGGATGGTGTCGCTCAAACTTGGCTTGATCTCCCTGCAGGCGAGCGGGCTCAGGTAGATTCGATCATTGAAAATACAATGTCCGAAGAACTGCTAGAAATCATTCAGGAACTTAGAAGCGATTATCAAGATGATCGAACTCTGGTGGAGTTCCTTCGCGGCGCTTTGCTTGGCGTTGCGCCCGCCCCGGCACCTACGCCGGCCAGTTCAGTCGAGGAGCGCTTGCGGTCGCTGGAAGCGCTGCGCACCAAACGTGTGATTACTGATGCTGAGTATGCCGCGCGCCGGCAGCAACTGATTGAGTCTATCTAG
- a CDS encoding helix-turn-helix domain-containing protein produces MSRFATYNRVWDHARQRGLKKLLLLALARHANAQGISWPSVDTLCELTGESDPAYIRRLLAELVEENAITKNPGGGRGNATIYGILVGLSQPDEDHLRKLVARARVRGGELTILPENSGLQSTVSPAPVSAENSGLQSTDLDRQPLNSGLQSTVDLNKQWTTIHGLQSTDSNPLIVVSKTVDYSFGDEGPNPASPSPKTPQNEEENYYRTIGDGDVGGAAEKIRSSPKRPPPGNGIPRHVIYLSQQGMGAAHLFADCDPDAAIADFEARMADNWTISAIVRAWKLIPPRPGAIYEQRQPDPEHKPERPARAPRTASRSPRPGELDYYKQRKT; encoded by the coding sequence GTGTCCCGGTTCGCCACCTACAACCGAGTCTGGGATCACGCGCGACAGCGCGGCCTCAAGAAGCTGCTCCTGCTCGCGCTGGCACGCCACGCCAACGCGCAGGGCATCAGCTGGCCAAGCGTGGATACGCTCTGTGAACTCACCGGCGAATCCGACCCCGCCTATATTCGGCGCTTGCTCGCCGAACTGGTTGAGGAAAACGCGATAACCAAAAACCCAGGCGGAGGGCGGGGCAACGCCACAATCTATGGCATCCTCGTCGGCCTCTCGCAGCCCGACGAAGATCACTTGCGCAAGCTCGTCGCCCGTGCGCGCGTCAGAGGCGGCGAGCTCACCATCCTGCCGGAAAACAGTGGACTACAGTCCACTGTTTCGCCGGCCCCTGTATCCGCCGAAAACAGTGGACTACAGTCCACTGATTTGGACAGACAGCCGCTAAACAGTGGACTCCAGTCCACTGTTGATTTGAACAAACAGTGGACTACAATCCACGGATTGCAATCCACTGATTCCAATCCACTGATTGTAGTCTCGAAAACAGTGGACTACAGTTTTGGCGACGAAGGCCCGAATCCGGCATCACCATCACCCAAAACGCCCCAAAATGAGGAGGAGAACTATTATAGAACTATTGGTGATGGTGATGTTGGTGGCGCAGCAGAAAAAATTCGATCATCGCCAAAACGGCCACCACCGGGAAACGGCATCCCGCGCCATGTGATCTACCTCAGCCAGCAGGGCATGGGCGCCGCGCATCTGTTTGCCGACTGTGATCCGGATGCGGCCATCGCCGATTTTGAGGCCCGCATGGCCGACAACTGGACAATCAGCGCGATCGTCCGCGCCTGGAAGCTGATTCCGCCCAGGCCAGGAGCCATTTATGAGCAACGACAGCCCGATCCGGAGCATAAGCCCGAGCGACCTGCTCGCGCTCCGCGCACTGCCAGCCGCAGCCCACGGCCAGGAGAGCTCGACTACTACAAGCAGCGCAAAACCTAA
- a CDS encoding tyrosine-type recombinase/integrase family protein, producing MGSRKKARTRTATYGKGSIYQDKHGQWWYQPPPHEGRRLPRVRAASEQAACLAQKDHLAKREAKVDLDAPTVAKWLDFWLREHVSPGLKPKTIEWYRYLVEHYVLPAIGDLSLDALNADHLIILQNQLRAHLADRTVNRIMALINRAMKKAVKSRKVLYNPCEAIDLPRVPHKKQNAFTVEQEQAFRAVVAGHRLEVLYDLGFLQGMRRGELLGLLISEYDAAAGTIKVSGQVQTIAGETKRHSSPKTENGVRELPLTPRQQRLMDVHLARLREERSRLGIEWHEHGLLFPSEVGTPIIPRNLSRHYYKMLGRANLPIMPFHNGSPS from the coding sequence ATGGGAAGTCGCAAGAAGGCACGAACGCGCACCGCAACCTATGGCAAGGGCTCGATCTACCAAGACAAGCACGGACAGTGGTGGTACCAGCCACCACCCCACGAAGGGCGCAGACTCCCTCGTGTCCGAGCCGCTTCAGAGCAAGCGGCCTGTCTGGCTCAAAAAGATCACCTAGCCAAGCGCGAGGCCAAGGTCGACCTAGATGCCCCTACCGTCGCAAAGTGGCTCGACTTTTGGCTTCGCGAACACGTATCCCCTGGGCTGAAGCCCAAGACCATTGAGTGGTACCGCTACCTGGTCGAGCACTATGTGCTCCCTGCAATCGGCGACCTTTCACTGGATGCGCTGAACGCCGATCACCTGATCATTCTGCAAAACCAGCTGCGCGCGCACCTGGCCGATCGCACGGTCAACCGGATTATGGCGCTCATCAATCGAGCGATGAAGAAGGCAGTCAAATCACGCAAGGTGCTCTACAATCCGTGCGAGGCGATCGACCTGCCCCGCGTGCCGCACAAGAAGCAAAACGCCTTTACGGTCGAGCAAGAGCAGGCCTTCCGTGCGGTGGTGGCTGGCCACCGCCTTGAAGTGCTCTACGACCTCGGCTTCTTGCAGGGCATGCGACGCGGCGAGCTGCTCGGCCTGCTTATCAGCGAGTACGATGCAGCGGCCGGCACCATCAAGGTGTCTGGCCAGGTGCAGACGATCGCCGGCGAGACCAAGCGCCACAGCAGCCCGAAGACCGAAAACGGCGTGCGCGAGCTCCCGCTCACCCCGCGCCAGCAGCGGCTGATGGATGTTCACCTTGCCCGCCTGCGCGAGGAGCGCAGCCGGCTGGGCATCGAGTGGCACGAGCACGGCCTGCTCTTCCCGAGTGAGGTGGGAACTCCGATCATCCCGCGCAACCTCTCGCGCCACTACTACAAGATGCTCGGTCGGGCGAATCTGCCCATCATGCCGTTCCACAACGGGTCACCATCGTAG
- a CDS encoding helix-turn-helix transcriptional regulator has product MDETPVTDGPDSLRTYVITLRKLAKLDQDEVAAQIGIGYRTYMAWEQGETRGLKLPIARRLLQVIGGSFQHLASIDALTADEAQDLAAQWHRLSPEERAAAQADPHGRRAVALGDDDPPTLDALLRRLRDMAREDAALIDLISGYLDGYLAAVRMRGR; this is encoded by the coding sequence ATGGACGAAACCCCCGTAACCGATGGCCCTGATTCGCTGAGAACCTACGTCATCACCCTGCGGAAGCTGGCGAAGCTCGACCAGGACGAGGTGGCGGCCCAGATCGGCATTGGGTACCGCACCTATATGGCGTGGGAGCAAGGCGAGACGCGCGGCCTGAAGCTGCCCATCGCGCGCCGGCTGCTCCAGGTCATCGGCGGCTCCTTCCAGCACCTCGCATCCATCGACGCGCTGACCGCCGACGAGGCGCAGGATCTGGCTGCGCAGTGGCATCGGCTCTCTCCTGAGGAGCGCGCAGCTGCCCAGGCGGATCCGCACGGGCGCCGCGCCGTGGCGCTGGGCGACGACGATCCGCCCACACTCGACGCGCTGCTCCGGCGCCTGCGGGATATGGCGCGCGAAGACGCGGCGCTGATCGACTTGATCAGCGGCTACCTCGACGGATACCTGGCCGCTGTGCGGATGCGCGGGCGTTGA
- a CDS encoding phosphoadenosine phosphosulfate reductase family protein, which produces MTRTISMFEDQRLTLDDSIDLTRQSLLAHGADYPHWCIAYSGGKDSSATVTVVAHLIETGQIPAPKSLVVLYSDTRQEIPPLHIGALATIAALRARGIDARVIQPALDDRYFVYMFGRGVPPPNNTTLRWCTAQLKIEPMDNELWRISYTINEARLILAVLALTADLTQIALLLLAGVEKFLLITGVRVGESAARDQRIAVSCGRNGAECGQGWLQVQPPAAASDVLAPLLHWRVCHIWDWLTFYAPAIAASTALVAEVYGGDEALERNARTGCIGCPLAEVDTALDYVLTLPEWAYLAPLKRLRPLYRELRLFKWRLQKDGERNKDGKFSANPSRKGPLTMDARRMGLRTVVVVQREINRAARRLGRPRISLINWQEFKRIRELIAANTWPQRWTGDEPRGDMLIAQTYHDGSRQELLLTEGLE; this is translated from the coding sequence ATGACACGTACAATCAGTATGTTTGAGGATCAGCGGCTCACCCTCGACGACAGCATTGACCTAACCCGCCAGAGCCTGCTGGCCCATGGTGCTGACTACCCGCACTGGTGTATTGCCTATAGCGGTGGCAAGGATAGCTCTGCGACGGTGACCGTCGTTGCACATCTCATTGAAACAGGCCAGATACCGGCCCCGAAGAGCCTGGTTGTGCTCTATAGCGACACACGCCAAGAAATCCCACCGCTGCACATCGGCGCGCTGGCTACCATTGCCGCCCTGCGCGCGCGTGGCATCGACGCCAGGGTCATCCAGCCCGCGCTGGATGACCGCTACTTCGTGTATATGTTCGGGCGCGGCGTGCCGCCCCCGAACAACACGACGCTGCGTTGGTGTACCGCGCAGCTCAAAATCGAGCCGATGGATAACGAACTCTGGCGCATCAGCTACACCATCAACGAAGCCCGGCTCATCCTGGCAGTGCTCGCCCTTACAGCCGATCTGACACAGATTGCGCTGCTCCTCTTGGCCGGCGTTGAAAAGTTTCTGCTCATCACCGGCGTGCGCGTCGGTGAGAGCGCTGCGCGCGATCAGCGCATCGCGGTGAGCTGTGGCCGAAACGGGGCCGAGTGCGGCCAGGGCTGGCTCCAGGTACAGCCACCTGCAGCCGCCTCGGACGTGCTGGCCCCGCTGCTCCATTGGAGGGTCTGCCATATCTGGGACTGGTTGACCTTCTACGCGCCGGCCATCGCCGCCAGCACCGCGCTGGTTGCCGAGGTATACGGCGGCGACGAGGCGCTCGAGCGTAACGCGCGCACCGGCTGTATTGGCTGCCCGCTGGCCGAGGTGGATACCGCGCTTGATTATGTGCTCACGCTGCCCGAGTGGGCCTACCTTGCGCCGCTGAAGCGCCTGCGGCCGCTCTACCGCGAATTACGACTCTTCAAGTGGCGGCTCCAGAAAGATGGCGAACGCAACAAGGACGGCAAGTTCTCCGCAAATCCCAGTCGCAAGGGGCCGCTGACGATGGACGCGCGTCGCATGGGACTGCGCACGGTGGTGGTGGTGCAACGGGAGATTAACCGGGCAGCTCGCCGCCTCGGTCGTCCGCGCATCAGCCTGATCAACTGGCAGGAATTCAAGCGTATCCGTGAGCTGATCGCCGCGAACACCTGGCCACAACGGTGGACGGGCGACGAGCCGCGCGGCGACATGCTGATCGCCCAAACCTATCACGACGGGAGCCGACAGGAACTATTGCTGACCGAGGGGTTAGAGTGA